A single window of Lutzomyia longipalpis isolate SR_M1_2022 chromosome 1, ASM2433408v1 DNA harbors:
- the LOC129795562 gene encoding sodium-dependent phosphate transporter 2 isoform X2 codes for MDPMSVDLLWLVIVGFVIAFILAFGIGANDVANSFGTSVGSKVLTLRQACWLATVCEIAGAVLIGYKVSDTMRKGILDVGMYENSEKELMFGCVAALTSSAVWLLVATFLKLPISGTHSIVGSTIGFSLVARGFQGINWATLGTIVASWFISPLISGFVSTGLFWLLRNFIIAAKNPLRAGLLSLPIFYGLTIFVNVFSIVHDGPKLLYMDGIPTWLALVASIGVGLLVAVIVQVFLVPLQRRRILGIPKSSKKPVTFTFGDSDAESSPGGSPKRNKRQLYLVCDGKQLPAITETTELTSLTNGSCSPQPKIFSDANLTKHCDLNGFTNTKGTTNGNYKIDPSIIKRAENLLGKTSLDNTDLTITSLNYIDEYQNGLSKSPPVANALKEQEMVDLSPQKKDLLEVESATVGGEKKNLSTVESGGSLDHMISTTISPNSSRVPLISGGANAEEAGVPKAAESRDVSQLFSYLQVLTATFGSFAHGGNDVSNAIGPLIGLYLIFKDGCALQKSETPLWLLVYGGVGIATGLWIWGRRVIQTIGNDLTKITPTTGFTIEIGAALTVLLASKIGIPISTTHCKVGSVVFVGYANTAKSCRTPAEDEGEIPEKAVDWSLFRNIVYAWVITVPIAAALSAGLMYLLVTIFL; via the exons atGGATCCAATGAGTGTGGATTTGCTGTGGCTGGTCATCGTGGGCTTCGTGATTGCCTTTATCCTGGCATTTGGAATTGGCGCCAATGATGTGGCCAACTCATTCGGCACAAGTGTGGGCTCCAAAGTTTTGACCCTCCGCCAGGCGTGCTGGTTAGCAACAGTGTGCGAAATTGCGGGCGCAGTTCTAATTG GCTACAAGGTGTCTGATACAATGCGAAAAGGCATCCTCGATGTGGGCATGTATGAAAATTCGGAGAAAGAGCTCATGTTTGGATGCGTGGCTGCACTTACGAGTAGTGCAGTTTGGCTGTTGGTGGCAACATTCCTAAAACTCCCAATTTCCGGAACACACAGCATTGTTGGGTCAACAATTGGTTTTAGTTTGGTGGCACGCGGCTTTCAGGGTATCAACTGGGCAACATTGGGTACAATCGTTGCTTCCTGGTTCATTTCACCGCTCATAAGTGGTTTTGTCAGTACGGGTCTCTTCTGGCTGCTgcgcaattttattattgcagCAAAGAATCCACTGAGAGCTGGTCTCTTGTCCCTTCCAATCTTCTATGGACTCACAATCTTTGTCAATGTCTTCAGTATCGTGCACGATGGACCAAAAT TACTGTACATGGATGGCATCCCCACATGGTTGGCACTTGTTGCGAGTATCGGTGTGGGATTGCTAGTGGCTGTGATCGTGCAAGTTTTTCTCGTTCCACTCCAGCGTCGGCGCATCTTGGGCATCCCCAAATCATCAAAGAAGCCCGTAACATTCACATTTGGTGATTCAGATG CTGAATCATCACCCGGTGGCAGTCCGAAGCGCAACAAACGCCAATTGTATCTCGTATGCGATGGCAAACAATTGCCAGCTATTACGGAAACCACTGAGCTTACATCTCTCACAAATGGTAGCTGTTCACCGCAACCTAAGATATTTTCCGATGCAAATTTGACCAAACATTGTGATCTCAATGGCTTCACCAACACCAAGGGGACAACAAATGGGAACTACAAAATCGATCCGAGTATCATTAAGCGTGCGGAGAATCTTTTGGGGAAGACAAGCTTGGACAATACAGATCTCACCATAACGAGTCTCAATTACATCGATGAGTACCAAAATGGCTTGTCCAAGAGTCCCCCAGTTGCAAATGCCCTCAAAGAGCAAGAAATGGTGGACTTATCGCCTCAAAA GAAAGACCTTTTGGAGGTGGAGAGTGCCACTGTTgggggagaaaagaaaaatctcagcACTGTGGAAAGTGGTGGAAGTTTGGATCATATGATTTCAACAACAATCTCACCCAATTCAAGTCGTGTCCCCCTTATTTCTGGCGGTGCCAATGCCGAAGAAGCTGGTGTACCCAAAGCAGCTGAATCGAGAGATGTTTCCCAACTATTTTCCTACTTGCAAGTTCTCACGGCTACCTTTGGAAGTTTTGCTCATGGTGGAAATGACGTGAg CAATGCAATTGGACCCCTTATTGGCCTCTATTTGATCTTCAAGGATGGTTGTGCACTTCAAAAGTCCGAAACACCGCTGTGGCTTTTGGTTTATGGTGGTGTGGGCATTGCTACGGGATTGTGGATCTGGGGACGTCGTGTTATTCAGACAATTGGAAatgatttaacaaaaatcacACCAACAAC GGGTTTCACCATTGAAATTGGAGCTGCTCTGACTGTTCTGCTGGCAAGTAAAATTGGCATTCCCATCTCCACGACACACTGCAAAGTGGGCTCCGTGGTGTTTGTTGGTTATGCGAACACAGCAAAATCGTGCCGAACACCCGCGGAAGATGAGGGTGAGATACCGGAGAAGGCAGTCGATTGGAGTCTCTTCCGGAATATTGTGTACGCCTGGGTGATTACAGTTCCAATTGCAGCTGCCCTCAGTGCAGGTTTAATGTATCTCCTTGTTACGATATTTctgtaa
- the LOC129795589 gene encoding cryptochrome-1-like isoform X2 — MPGDSGSNCGGVGTPTTSANSGVKLNQQPPREKHAVHWFRKGLRLHDNPALLSGIIGATTFRCVFVIDPWFAGSSNVGINKWRFLLQCLEDLDRSLRKLNSRLFVIRGQPADALPKLFKDWGTTCLTFEEDPEPFGRVRDKNISEMCKELSIEVIHKVSHTLYKLDNIIEKNCSRAPLTYHQFQAIIATIDPPAPAEPAVTQETIGKAYTPINEDHDDKYGVPTLEELGFDIDILKPPVWVGGETEALARLERHLERKAWVASFGRPKMTPQSLLASQTGLSPYLRFGCLSTRLFYHQLTDLYKNIKRAYPPLSLHGQLLWREFFYCAATKNPNFDKMSGNPICVQIPWDRNAEALAKWANGQTGFPWIDAIMTQLREEGWIHHLARHAVACFLTRGDLWISWEEGMKVFEELLLDADWSVNAGMWMWLSCSSFFQQFFHCYCPVRFGRKADPNGDYIRRYLPVLKNFPTKYIHEPWNAPESVQRTTKCIIGKDYPLPMVNHAVASRTNMERMKQVYQQLAKYRGTAGGDDAKAMYSFSPKSQQIHDATTANLVQGMEAAYFMRPKHVLSTTSLHQTDNQHPTQETYHNQYTMQMISQQETQQQCNYDKIPMEDMEAYVQQEECARQQNPQYTRIILHRNIGYNDPMKQQTNEVLSYGNNDQNHQFQQISRFPESYQNLSYGEELGEKMKEEEDEQGAYQTQDSFKMDQDKNEDIFLVNTTGQKVNQELTNMQDIQEESGDK, encoded by the exons ATGCCAGGAGATAGTGGCAGCAACTGTGGGGGTGTCGGAACACCAACAACATCCGCAAATTCCGGTGTTAAGCTAAACCAGCAGCCACCACGGGAGAAGCATGCAGTGCATTGGTTCCGGAAGGGACTCCGTTTACACGACAATCCTGCACTGCTAAGCGGCATCATTGGAGCCACAACCTTTCGGTGTGTCTTTGTAATTGATCCCTGGTTCGCAGGAAGTTCAAATGTGGGCATCAATAAATGGCG ATTCCTCCTACAATGCCTCGAAGACTTAGATCGAAGTCTACGGAAGCTCAATTCACGCTTATTTGTCATTCGTGGTCAGCCGGCTGATGCTCTGCCCAAGCTCTTCAAGGACTGGGGTACCACGTGTCTTACATTTGAGGAAGATCCCGAACCATTTGGGCGTGTGCGTGATAAGAATATTTCGGAAATGTGCAAAGAGCTCTCCATTGAGGTCATCCACAAGGTCTCCCACACGCTGTACAAGCTCGATAA TATAATCGAGAAGAACTGTAGCCGTGCTCCGCTCACGTACCACCAGTTCCAAGCTATTATCGCCACAATTGATCCCCCAGCTCCGGCTGAACCAGCAGTGACGCAAGAAACCATTGGGAAAGCCTACACGCCCATTAATGAGGATCACGATGACAAGTACGGTGTACCCACGTTGGAAGAGTTGGGATTTGATATTGACATCCTCAAGCCACcagtgtgggtgggtggtgagACAGAAGCATTGGCACGACTGGAGCGGCATTTAGAACGCAAAGCGTGGGTAGCATCCTTTGGGCGTCCAAAGATGACCCCACAGTCTCTCCTGGCAAGTCAAACAGGACTCTCCCCGTATTTGCGCTTTGGCTGCCTGAGCACACGCTTGTTCTACCATCAGCTAACAGATCTCTACAAGAACATCAAGAGAGCCTATCCGCCACTCTCACTCCACGGGCAGTTGCTGTGGCGGGAATTCTTCTACTGTGCCGCCACGAAGAATCCCAATTTTGACAAAATGTCTGGAAATCCCATTTGTGTGCAGATTCCTTGGGATAGGAATGCAGAAGCTCTCGCCAAGTGGGCCAAT GGTCAAACGGGGTTCCCCTGGATCGATGCAATTATGACGCAGCTACGGGAAGAGGGGTGGATTCATCACCTGGCACGACATGCGGTCGCGTGCTTCCTCACGCGAGGAGACTTGTGGATTTCTTGGGAGGAGGGTATGAAGGTGTTTGAGGAGTTGCTCCTTGATGCTGACTGGTCTGTGAATGCTGGCATGTGGATGTGGCTCTCGTGCTCCTCATTCTTTCAGCAATTCTTCCATTGCTACTGCCCCGTACGTTTTGGTCGTAAAGCTGACCCAAATGGGGACTACATTCGACGCTATTTACCAGTACTGAAG AACTTCCCCACCAAGTACATTCATGAGCCATGGAATGCACCAGAGAGTGTGCAAAGGACAACTAAATGCATCATCGGAAAGGATTATCCACTTCCAATGGTGAATCATGCTGTTGCAAGTCGCACCAATATGGAACGCATGAAGCAGGTGTACCAGCAACTGGCAAAATATCGTGGAACTGCAGGTGGTGATGATGCAAAAGCAATGTACAGCTTCAGTCCGAAATCACAGCAAATTCACGATGCCACCACGGCGAATCTTGTGCAGGGTATGGAAGCTGCGTACTTTATGCGACCAAAGCATGTTCTCTCCACAACATCGCTGCACCAGACAGACAACCAACATCCAACGCAGGAAACATACCACAATCAGTACACCATGCAGATGATTTCGCAACAAGAGACACAGCAGCAGTGCAACTACGACAAAATCCCCATGGAGGACATGGAGGCCTATGTGCAGCAGGAAGAGTGCGCAAGGCAGCAGAATCCGCAGTATACCCGAATTATTCTGCACAGAAATATCGGCTACAATGATCCAATGAAGCAGCAAACGAATGAAGTTCTCAGCTATGGGAATAACGATCAAAATCATCAGTTTCAGCAGATCTCACGATTCCCCGAGAGCTACCAAAATCTCAGCTATGGCGAAGAACTCGGTGAGAAGATGAAGGAAGAAGAGGATGAGCAGGGTGCCTACCAGACACAGGATTCCTTCAAGATGGATCAAGATAAGAATGAAGACATTTTCCTCGTCAACACAACGGGACAGAAAGTCAATCAGGAGCTGACTAACATGCAGGATATTCAGGAGGAGAGTGGAGATAAATGA
- the LOC129795589 gene encoding cryptochrome-1-like isoform X1 encodes MPGDSGSNCGGVGTPTTSANSGVKLNQQPPREKHAVHWFRKGLRLHDNPALLSGIIGATTFRCVFVIDPWFAGSSNVGINKWRFLLQCLEDLDRSLRKLNSRLFVIRGQPADALPKLFKDWGTTCLTFEEDPEPFGRVRDKNISEMCKELSIEVIHKVSHTLYKLDNFCSIIEKNCSRAPLTYHQFQAIIATIDPPAPAEPAVTQETIGKAYTPINEDHDDKYGVPTLEELGFDIDILKPPVWVGGETEALARLERHLERKAWVASFGRPKMTPQSLLASQTGLSPYLRFGCLSTRLFYHQLTDLYKNIKRAYPPLSLHGQLLWREFFYCAATKNPNFDKMSGNPICVQIPWDRNAEALAKWANGQTGFPWIDAIMTQLREEGWIHHLARHAVACFLTRGDLWISWEEGMKVFEELLLDADWSVNAGMWMWLSCSSFFQQFFHCYCPVRFGRKADPNGDYIRRYLPVLKNFPTKYIHEPWNAPESVQRTTKCIIGKDYPLPMVNHAVASRTNMERMKQVYQQLAKYRGTAGGDDAKAMYSFSPKSQQIHDATTANLVQGMEAAYFMRPKHVLSTTSLHQTDNQHPTQETYHNQYTMQMISQQETQQQCNYDKIPMEDMEAYVQQEECARQQNPQYTRIILHRNIGYNDPMKQQTNEVLSYGNNDQNHQFQQISRFPESYQNLSYGEELGEKMKEEEDEQGAYQTQDSFKMDQDKNEDIFLVNTTGQKVNQELTNMQDIQEESGDK; translated from the exons ATGCCAGGAGATAGTGGCAGCAACTGTGGGGGTGTCGGAACACCAACAACATCCGCAAATTCCGGTGTTAAGCTAAACCAGCAGCCACCACGGGAGAAGCATGCAGTGCATTGGTTCCGGAAGGGACTCCGTTTACACGACAATCCTGCACTGCTAAGCGGCATCATTGGAGCCACAACCTTTCGGTGTGTCTTTGTAATTGATCCCTGGTTCGCAGGAAGTTCAAATGTGGGCATCAATAAATGGCG ATTCCTCCTACAATGCCTCGAAGACTTAGATCGAAGTCTACGGAAGCTCAATTCACGCTTATTTGTCATTCGTGGTCAGCCGGCTGATGCTCTGCCCAAGCTCTTCAAGGACTGGGGTACCACGTGTCTTACATTTGAGGAAGATCCCGAACCATTTGGGCGTGTGCGTGATAAGAATATTTCGGAAATGTGCAAAGAGCTCTCCATTGAGGTCATCCACAAGGTCTCCCACACGCTGTACAAGCTCGATAA TTTTTGCAGTATAATCGAGAAGAACTGTAGCCGTGCTCCGCTCACGTACCACCAGTTCCAAGCTATTATCGCCACAATTGATCCCCCAGCTCCGGCTGAACCAGCAGTGACGCAAGAAACCATTGGGAAAGCCTACACGCCCATTAATGAGGATCACGATGACAAGTACGGTGTACCCACGTTGGAAGAGTTGGGATTTGATATTGACATCCTCAAGCCACcagtgtgggtgggtggtgagACAGAAGCATTGGCACGACTGGAGCGGCATTTAGAACGCAAAGCGTGGGTAGCATCCTTTGGGCGTCCAAAGATGACCCCACAGTCTCTCCTGGCAAGTCAAACAGGACTCTCCCCGTATTTGCGCTTTGGCTGCCTGAGCACACGCTTGTTCTACCATCAGCTAACAGATCTCTACAAGAACATCAAGAGAGCCTATCCGCCACTCTCACTCCACGGGCAGTTGCTGTGGCGGGAATTCTTCTACTGTGCCGCCACGAAGAATCCCAATTTTGACAAAATGTCTGGAAATCCCATTTGTGTGCAGATTCCTTGGGATAGGAATGCAGAAGCTCTCGCCAAGTGGGCCAAT GGTCAAACGGGGTTCCCCTGGATCGATGCAATTATGACGCAGCTACGGGAAGAGGGGTGGATTCATCACCTGGCACGACATGCGGTCGCGTGCTTCCTCACGCGAGGAGACTTGTGGATTTCTTGGGAGGAGGGTATGAAGGTGTTTGAGGAGTTGCTCCTTGATGCTGACTGGTCTGTGAATGCTGGCATGTGGATGTGGCTCTCGTGCTCCTCATTCTTTCAGCAATTCTTCCATTGCTACTGCCCCGTACGTTTTGGTCGTAAAGCTGACCCAAATGGGGACTACATTCGACGCTATTTACCAGTACTGAAG AACTTCCCCACCAAGTACATTCATGAGCCATGGAATGCACCAGAGAGTGTGCAAAGGACAACTAAATGCATCATCGGAAAGGATTATCCACTTCCAATGGTGAATCATGCTGTTGCAAGTCGCACCAATATGGAACGCATGAAGCAGGTGTACCAGCAACTGGCAAAATATCGTGGAACTGCAGGTGGTGATGATGCAAAAGCAATGTACAGCTTCAGTCCGAAATCACAGCAAATTCACGATGCCACCACGGCGAATCTTGTGCAGGGTATGGAAGCTGCGTACTTTATGCGACCAAAGCATGTTCTCTCCACAACATCGCTGCACCAGACAGACAACCAACATCCAACGCAGGAAACATACCACAATCAGTACACCATGCAGATGATTTCGCAACAAGAGACACAGCAGCAGTGCAACTACGACAAAATCCCCATGGAGGACATGGAGGCCTATGTGCAGCAGGAAGAGTGCGCAAGGCAGCAGAATCCGCAGTATACCCGAATTATTCTGCACAGAAATATCGGCTACAATGATCCAATGAAGCAGCAAACGAATGAAGTTCTCAGCTATGGGAATAACGATCAAAATCATCAGTTTCAGCAGATCTCACGATTCCCCGAGAGCTACCAAAATCTCAGCTATGGCGAAGAACTCGGTGAGAAGATGAAGGAAGAAGAGGATGAGCAGGGTGCCTACCAGACACAGGATTCCTTCAAGATGGATCAAGATAAGAATGAAGACATTTTCCTCGTCAACACAACGGGACAGAAAGTCAATCAGGAGCTGACTAACATGCAGGATATTCAGGAGGAGAGTGGAGATAAATGA
- the LOC129795562 gene encoding sodium-dependent phosphate transporter 1 isoform X1, whose product MDPMSVDLLWLVIVGFVIAFILAFGIGANDVANSFGTSVGSKVLTLRQACWLATVCEIAGAVLIGYKVSDTMRKGILDVGMYENSEKELMFGCVAALTSSAVWLLVATFLKLPISGTHSIVGSTIGFSLVARGFQGINWATLGTIVASWFISPLISGFVSTGLFWLLRNFIIAAKNPLRAGLLSLPIFYGLTIFVNVFSIVHDGPKLLYMDGIPTWLALVASIGVGLLVAVIVQVFLVPLQRRRILGIPKSSKKPVTFTFGDSDAKKLNMRFSVPTPIAESSPGGSPKRNKRQLYLVCDGKQLPAITETTELTSLTNGSCSPQPKIFSDANLTKHCDLNGFTNTKGTTNGNYKIDPSIIKRAENLLGKTSLDNTDLTITSLNYIDEYQNGLSKSPPVANALKEQEMVDLSPQKKDLLEVESATVGGEKKNLSTVESGGSLDHMISTTISPNSSRVPLISGGANAEEAGVPKAAESRDVSQLFSYLQVLTATFGSFAHGGNDVSNAIGPLIGLYLIFKDGCALQKSETPLWLLVYGGVGIATGLWIWGRRVIQTIGNDLTKITPTTGFTIEIGAALTVLLASKIGIPISTTHCKVGSVVFVGYANTAKSCRTPAEDEGEIPEKAVDWSLFRNIVYAWVITVPIAAALSAGLMYLLVTIFL is encoded by the exons atGGATCCAATGAGTGTGGATTTGCTGTGGCTGGTCATCGTGGGCTTCGTGATTGCCTTTATCCTGGCATTTGGAATTGGCGCCAATGATGTGGCCAACTCATTCGGCACAAGTGTGGGCTCCAAAGTTTTGACCCTCCGCCAGGCGTGCTGGTTAGCAACAGTGTGCGAAATTGCGGGCGCAGTTCTAATTG GCTACAAGGTGTCTGATACAATGCGAAAAGGCATCCTCGATGTGGGCATGTATGAAAATTCGGAGAAAGAGCTCATGTTTGGATGCGTGGCTGCACTTACGAGTAGTGCAGTTTGGCTGTTGGTGGCAACATTCCTAAAACTCCCAATTTCCGGAACACACAGCATTGTTGGGTCAACAATTGGTTTTAGTTTGGTGGCACGCGGCTTTCAGGGTATCAACTGGGCAACATTGGGTACAATCGTTGCTTCCTGGTTCATTTCACCGCTCATAAGTGGTTTTGTCAGTACGGGTCTCTTCTGGCTGCTgcgcaattttattattgcagCAAAGAATCCACTGAGAGCTGGTCTCTTGTCCCTTCCAATCTTCTATGGACTCACAATCTTTGTCAATGTCTTCAGTATCGTGCACGATGGACCAAAAT TACTGTACATGGATGGCATCCCCACATGGTTGGCACTTGTTGCGAGTATCGGTGTGGGATTGCTAGTGGCTGTGATCGTGCAAGTTTTTCTCGTTCCACTCCAGCGTCGGCGCATCTTGGGCATCCCCAAATCATCAAAGAAGCCCGTAACATTCACATTTGGTGATTCAGATG caaaaaaactcaacatGCGTTTTTCTGTCCCCACACCAATAGCTGAATCATCACCCGGTGGCAGTCCGAAGCGCAACAAACGCCAATTGTATCTCGTATGCGATGGCAAACAATTGCCAGCTATTACGGAAACCACTGAGCTTACATCTCTCACAAATGGTAGCTGTTCACCGCAACCTAAGATATTTTCCGATGCAAATTTGACCAAACATTGTGATCTCAATGGCTTCACCAACACCAAGGGGACAACAAATGGGAACTACAAAATCGATCCGAGTATCATTAAGCGTGCGGAGAATCTTTTGGGGAAGACAAGCTTGGACAATACAGATCTCACCATAACGAGTCTCAATTACATCGATGAGTACCAAAATGGCTTGTCCAAGAGTCCCCCAGTTGCAAATGCCCTCAAAGAGCAAGAAATGGTGGACTTATCGCCTCAAAA GAAAGACCTTTTGGAGGTGGAGAGTGCCACTGTTgggggagaaaagaaaaatctcagcACTGTGGAAAGTGGTGGAAGTTTGGATCATATGATTTCAACAACAATCTCACCCAATTCAAGTCGTGTCCCCCTTATTTCTGGCGGTGCCAATGCCGAAGAAGCTGGTGTACCCAAAGCAGCTGAATCGAGAGATGTTTCCCAACTATTTTCCTACTTGCAAGTTCTCACGGCTACCTTTGGAAGTTTTGCTCATGGTGGAAATGACGTGAg CAATGCAATTGGACCCCTTATTGGCCTCTATTTGATCTTCAAGGATGGTTGTGCACTTCAAAAGTCCGAAACACCGCTGTGGCTTTTGGTTTATGGTGGTGTGGGCATTGCTACGGGATTGTGGATCTGGGGACGTCGTGTTATTCAGACAATTGGAAatgatttaacaaaaatcacACCAACAAC GGGTTTCACCATTGAAATTGGAGCTGCTCTGACTGTTCTGCTGGCAAGTAAAATTGGCATTCCCATCTCCACGACACACTGCAAAGTGGGCTCCGTGGTGTTTGTTGGTTATGCGAACACAGCAAAATCGTGCCGAACACCCGCGGAAGATGAGGGTGAGATACCGGAGAAGGCAGTCGATTGGAGTCTCTTCCGGAATATTGTGTACGCCTGGGTGATTACAGTTCCAATTGCAGCTGCCCTCAGTGCAGGTTTAATGTATCTCCTTGTTACGATATTTctgtaa
- the LOC129795616 gene encoding grpE protein homolog, mitochondrial → MSTISANTALRILRNIPGISHTPNSSPFRFISLSTCRRNFASEDTKQDQTAEASESEKKLSAMVEELNKEILSYKEKNTELLDKYKRALADGENLRVRLTKQIEDAKQFGIQSFCKDLLEVADILATATDTVPKEEISDKNPHLKNLYEGLSMTKVSLDQVFKRHGLERVNPLNEKFNPNLHEALFQLEKKDVEPNTVIEVSKIGYKLKERCIRPALVGVSKSS, encoded by the exons ATGTCTACAATTAGTGCAAATACAGCCCTGAGGATATTGAGGAATATTCCAGGAATTTCCCACACGCCCAATTCAAG CCCATTCCGCTTCATAAGTCTCTCAACATGCCGGCGGAACTTTGCTTCCGAGGACACGAAGCAGGATCAGACTGCAGAAGCATCGGAAAGTGAGAAGAAGCTTTCAGCCATGGTGGAGGAGCTCAACAAGGAGATTCTTTCGTACAAGGAAAAGAATACAGAGCTGCTG gATAAATACAAGAGAGCCCTTGCTGATGGAGAAAATCTTCGTGTTCGCTTGACTAAACAAATTGAGGATGCAAAACAATTTGGAATCCAAAGCTTCTGCAAAGATCTTCTGGAGGTGGCTGACATCCTGGCAACTGCAACGGATACAGTGCCCAAGGAGGAGATCTCCGATAAGAATCCCCATCTGAAGAACCTCTATGAGGGTCTCTCCATGACCAAAGTATCCCTAGATCAAGTTTTCAAGAGACACGGCCTCGAAAGGGTTAATCCGCttaatgagaaattcaatCCGAATCTCCACGAAGCCCTCTTCCAATTG GAGAAAAAGGACGTTGAGCCCAATACGGTGATCGAAGTGAGCAAAATTGGATACAAACTGAAAGAACGCTGCATACGACCTGCCCTTGTGGGTGTCTCAAAATCTTCGTGA